One genomic segment of Helianthus annuus cultivar XRQ/B chromosome 14, HanXRQr2.0-SUNRISE, whole genome shotgun sequence includes these proteins:
- the LOC110940204 gene encoding signal peptide peptidase-like 3, which translates to MKRRNRNCIIPILTVIYGILFSLLSPTATADGSLTFCDNTSVSVLIKIWVDGVEGKTLEGQSATFSAKIPKTANEIAKQSVVLTNPVNCCSNLSSELSGFTALARRGDCDYLVKAKVAQEAGAAGLVVINDSEDIVEMSCSEKTALDISIPVVMISKHGGDALNKSLSAGGKVELVVYAPESPIIDPGAAFLWLMAVATVVCASLWSEITKSGETNGNYDELSPKSNHKDDEENEVIEMSTTSAVVFVISASTFLVLLYFFMSSWFIWVLIVFFCLGAIEGMHSCMVALVKSKCRGCGQKTVNVPFFGTTTVMSLLVLLFCMAFAIFWVWTRKESYSWVGQDILGICLIIAVLQLAQLPNIKVATVLLCCAFMYDIFWVFISPVFFHDSVMISVAQGDSSSGESIPMVLRFPRLFDPWGGYSVLGFGDILFPGLLLSFTVRYDKAKKRTWQDGYFVWLAIGYACGLLLTYLALYLMNGHGQPALLYLVPCTLGTCIILGLVRGELKELWNYNADESKQTLVGDGEA; encoded by the exons ATGAAGAGGCGTAATCGCAACTGTATAATTCCGATATTAACAGTAATTTACGGCATTCTGTTCTCTCTTCTCTCTCCAACAGCAACCGCCGATGGATCTCTCACCTTCTGTGATAACACATCTGTTTCA GTATTGATTAAAATTTGGGTTGATGGTGTTGAAGGCAAAACATTAGAGGGTCAAAGTGCAACGTTTAGTGCAAAAATTCCCAAAACGGCTAATGAGATTGCTAAGCAGTCTGTTGTATTGACAAATCCCGTAAATTGCTGTTCCAATCTAtcctcagag TTATCTGGCTTTACCGCCTTGGCCCGTCGTGGCGATTGCGACTACCTTGTTAAAGCTAAAGTGGCACAGGAGGCAGGTGCAGCAGGCTTGGTGGTCATAAATGATAGTGAAG ATATAGTGGAAATGAGTTGTTCTGAAAAAACCGCATTGGACATAAGTATTCCTGTTGTGATGATCTCAAAGCATGGAGGAGATGCTTTGAATAAATCTCTATCGGCAGGAGGCAAAG TGGAACTTGTCGTTTATGCACCTGAAAGCCCAATCATTGACCCTGGAGCGGCCTTTTTATGGTTAATGGCAGTTGCAACTGTAGTCTGTGCCTCACTTTGGTCTGAGATCACCAAAAGTGGGGAGACCAATGGGAATTATGATGAGCTTTCACCAAAG TCCAATCACAAGGATGATGAAGAGAATGAAGTTATTGAAATGAGTACAACGAGCGCCGTGGTATTTGTTATTTCAGCATCAACCTTCTTGGTGCTGCTATATTTCTTTATGTCATCTTGGTTTATCTGGGTGCTGATTGTATTTTTCTGCCTTGGTGCTATTGAG GGGATGCATTCTTGTATGGTGGCGCTAGTAAAAAG CAAATGTAGAGGGTGTGGTCAAAAGACAGTCAACGTGCCATTTTTTGGGACGACAACTGTCATGTCTCTATTGGTGCTTCTGTTTTGTATGGCATTTGCAATATTCTGGGTTTGGACTCGGAAGGAGTCATATTCTTGGGTCGGTCAAGACATTCTT GGTATCTGTTTGATAATAGCAGTGTTACAGTTGGCTCAATTACCCAATATTAAG GTGGCTACAGTGCTTCTTTGTTGTGCATTTATGTACGACATATTCTGGGTTTTCATATCTCCTGTTTTCTTCCACGACAGCGTCATGATTTCA GTTGCTCAAGGTGACAGCAGTAGTGGAGAATCAATTCCTATGGTTCTAAGGTTTCCACGACTATTTGATCCTTGGGGCGGATATAGTGTGTTGGGCTTTGGTGATATTCTTTTTCCGGGCCTGCTTCTTTCATTTACTGTTAG GTATGACAAAGCAAAAAAGAGGACATGGCAGGATGGATATTTTGTGTGGTTGGCAATCGGCTATGCGTGCG GCCTCTTGTTAACATACTTGGCATTGTACTTGATGAACGGCCATGGTCAACCTGCGCTGCTCTATCTTGTTCCTTGTACACTAG GGACTTGTATCATATTGGGATTGGTGAGAGGCGAGTTGAAAGAGCTTTGGAATTATAACGCGGATGAATCAAAGCAAACTTTAGTAGGGGACGGGGAAGCTTGA
- the LOC110940205 gene encoding F-box protein At2g02240, which yields MRTPGYLDPQYLEKYFLTKESDVYSFGVVLFEVLCGRLCFEYNDGQFHSLVQRWKQSSEEKKLDHVIFRDLKQQMDPSSLEIFSNIAYQCLQKTYELRPTMARVVEELEIALEIQETYDVPMDYEEMMATAVPPLLYKSQEELNTLFSKGVLLNMGKTWFSLNKNGEHCEMISAAECLIPIASIYHKDPYSSEYNSRFKMGSYLAYNRKFKTRVRTQFLSPKTVYAVNLVFKFMKKNPTGEPPYVALEYKLAENTKSSIVQLADEREDGWLMAKLYELTSDSRNVDLEIVFESSKKYYSSVLVIEGIEFRPLEKA from the exons ATGC GCACCCCTGGTTACCTAGATCCCCAATATTTGGAAAAGTACTTCCTAACAAAAGAGTCCGATGTATACTCATTTGGTGTGGTCTTATTTGAAGTATTATGTGGGAGATTATGTTTTGAATATAATGACGGTCAGTTCCATAGTTTAGTGCAAAGGTGGAAGCAAAGCTCTGAAGAGAAGAAGCTAGACCATGTTATCTTTCGAGACTTGAAGCAACAAATGGATCCGAGCTCTTTAGAAATATTTTCAAACATTGCATACCAATgcttgcagaaaacttatgaacTACGACCAACTATGGCGCGTGTGGTAGAGGAACTCGAAATCGCACTTGAAATTCAAGAGACTTACGATGTGCCAATGGACTACGAAGAAATGATGGCGACTGCAGTGCCGCCATTGCTCTACAAATCACAAGAGGAATTGAACACGCTTTTCTCGAAAGGGGTCCTCCTTAACATGGGCAAAACG TGGTTTTCACTCAATAAAAACGGAGAACATTGTGAAATGATATCAGCAGCAGAATGTTTGATTCCTATTGCAAGTATATATCACAAGGATCCATATTCATCTGAATATAACTCAAG ATTTAAAATGGGAAGCTATCTTGCATATAATAGGAAATTTAAAACACGAGTCCGAACCCAGTTCTTGTCACCAAAAACAGTATATGCAGTAAATCTCGTGTTCAAATTTATGAAAAAGAACCCAACAGGCGAACCTCCATATGTAGCACTAGAATACAAATTGGCGGAGAACACAAAATCTTCCATTGTGCAACTTGCAGATGAAAGAGAAGATGGATGGTTAATGGCTAAATTATATGAGCTTACTAGTGATAGTAGAAATGTTGATCTAGAAATTGTATTTGAGAGCTCAAAGAAATATTATTCGTCTGTCTTAGTAATAGAAGGAATCGAGTTTCGGCCCTTGGAGAAAGCTTGA
- the LOC110942833 gene encoding glutathione S-transferase T3-like, which yields MSSWCLASENKIRGKNQRSMALWAEVKKLYDEAQAENLEKLGVRNVEQMKGRYKRLNESVQKWVGAYREAYRRVKSGMSQRDIEGEAHKIYEHEAKSKFTDSVVFNEVMCKHPKWELQIHRDTTRSRPECEMEEVESGGSTKRSRTTKEGNYSKPETPNSGGSTIQRPTGRDAAKKRVKVRDTENELFKRKLDLEQEKLRQKDERDTKKMQLLHLNTLLAKDHLAPQDEDMKNFLMLKFYGK from the exons ATGTCAtcatggtgtcttgctagtgaaAATAAAATTCGTGGCAAGAACCAGAGATCTATGGCATTGTGGGCAGAAGTAAAGAAGTTGTATGACGAAGCTCAGGCAGAAAATCTAGAAAAGCTTGGTGTAAGGAATGTAGAACAAATGAAAGGTCGTTATAAACGGCTTAACGAAAGTGTCCAAAAGTGGGTTGGTGCATATCGGGAAGCATATCGTCGCGTAAAAAGCGGAATGAGCCAGAGAGATATTGAAGGTGAAGCTCATAAAATTTATGAGCATGAAGCTAAAAGCAAGTTCACTGATTCTGTGGTTTTTAATGAAGTTATGTGTAAACACCCGAAGTGGGAGCTACAAATACATCGCGACACAACACGTTCTCGACCAGAATGTGAAATGGAGGAAGTAGAAAGTGGAGGCAGTACGAAAAGATCAAGAACTACTAAAGAAGGGAACTATTCCAAGCCAGAAACACCAAATAGTGGTGGTTCCACAATTCAACGTCCAACAGGTAGAGATGCAGCTAAAAAAAGGGTAAAGGTAAG AGACACTGAGAATGAACTTTTTAAAAGAAAACTCGACCTGGAGCAAGAAAAACTACGTCAAAAGGATGAAAGAGACACGAAGAAAATGCAACTTCTGCATCTTAACACTCTTTTAGCAAAGGACCATTTGGCGCCTCAAGATGAAGACATGAAAAACTTTCTGATGTTGAAGTTTTATGGAAAATGA